In Bactrocera neohumeralis isolate Rockhampton chromosome 5, APGP_CSIRO_Bneo_wtdbg2-racon-allhic-juicebox.fasta_v2, whole genome shotgun sequence, the genomic window AGGGTACCGGAAACGCTCGTGTGATAAGCTCGTTTCAGTTTATTcaacaaattaaattgattgttgttattatttaggaaataaattaaaatttaagtgtaatcgagtaaaaaaagaatttggCACGCCTGATGAACCGCGCAATGCTGCTGGTCGAAACGATGACATCATGCGAAACTCTTCGATTTACTCTAACTTTTTTCTGATTCTCTTTTCCATTTTATGAAGATTGAGCAGTTGTGCTCAAAAAAGAAGGGATGCCAGAAATATACCTGCCTAAAGTAGCTGACAAAATCAGTGCGAAACGAAATTTGAAGGAACGACACAAATGATTTCTTGAAATACGTGCAACTAAAGTTTTTTTGCTGTTCTTTGCAAGAAATgcgaaatatttgcatttaaatcgTTAATCACGAAATCATGATATTTTATTATGAGTTATATTATGTCTTAGTGGatgtagttttttatttaaaatttacttttgttatGTTGTaagagttttgaaaaatgttagTTATTTATCTACATACGTACGTACGTAACCAGTATTGATTTATAATATGAATACACGTATTTAGGGTTGTACAAAATGgccaaaagttatttttaaaatacccaagcaattttcttttcgactgttataaaaaatgtcagTTTTGACAGatctctctcgaatcaaagagtttcGTATCATTTTATCCTCATCCGGTCCGACGCAAACTATGAGTCAATAGTTGAGAGCGCTTAATAAGTACAGCGCTCAGTGTGTCTAATTTCCAATATTTAGTATATTGGTAAACCctcaatttcgaaattatattaaaatatagtttCCTGCCGCTTACATAAGATCGTTTTTAACCCTTTCATGCCTAATGTTGCCTATATTCAACATTGTGGGACCCGTTATGTCAATTTTTTTGACGCGCGGCTTTTTGCATTATTTAGTCTCGTGTATTGAGTAAACTTACAGTGAATTGGTCTTTTGTAAGCTATGCAAAGGTTCATTCAGTAGGCGTTTTTCGTAGAGTGAAATTGTCAACATCGCGAAAAAAGGCGAAATACATagctattttattataaaaccaaGAGaacaacataaatatgtaaatcggGCATGAGAGGGTTAAGACGGTTGCATTCgaaattcaacattttcaaaaacaataaaagcgatTTCTCTAAGTTAACTAATTtaaatacagacatacatacatacatccctACATATTTAAACTAGTATGTCTGTAATGAAGCAATGCACACTGATGTCGAAATGGTACTTTCATTGTGCGGTTGAGTAACAAGTTtactcgtaaaataatcgattttatgCACCGCttttaaacgatgtgcctgaaagcgaaataatagaaggactgagttcttacgaagtttccgcggttcataagttcactcgcaacgttgaaggtgttataaagcctactggtgttatgctaatatcattcaacagttattcccttccaaacaaaataaacatcgcgtggaggatgacctctgtgcgaccatacgtgcctaatccaatgcgctgcaggtcatgccaaaaattgggtcatacgcaaaagcattgtaagggttccccaacatgcgaaatttgcaatttcccttctccacacgataatgactgcatccgagttatgtgtgcgaattgttctggcgagcatcgttcttcggactataagtgtccaaagtatatgcaaaccaaagaaattttaaaaataaagacactagaaaagtgcagtatgcacgaagcccttaaaaagtatagagaaaatacttccctcgctgctagctttgcacatgtgcttcaacctacaaaagaggtatcctctgtatccaacacaccaacaaaaatttcagccatcaacaatttcacaaaatctaaaaatactcagagaattgccgacaatgacttgcctagtacatcaaaacaaaacgaagaggtcacctctgctcccaactcatcaaacgccaacaacaaacatatttccatcaacaagcctgcatcgatcagttcagactacaacaacgtctcacattcagctaaaaatatcagcaacaactgtacccaacaagcctctttcttaaatcccaaacttttcagtccaacaacagcctctctcatttctaacttaaacaactccttaaactcgcttaataaatatactgacttcaacaacactactaccaacactaccgtgctgtctaatccacctaatcacgaaaatctctttccaacaacaagcaattccaacgataatcaatactctactcaacatactgaacaaatagaaattgactctgaataaatacgcttagcctttactctcttttgaactagtactcaattggtgacactcagcttcaactgactgctcatacgagttgatattctagctctcttctgtttccctttttctttttttcctacatagatcttatgattccattattgcaacggaatttaaacggctaaaccaataattacaatgagcttcaattattaatacaagatcattccccagctattatactcttaaatgaaactcacatctctttcaacttgtcggcttttactcctaagcagtacattggcatgtttcacaatcttccacatattagcacaggtaaaagaggtattgcgattctcataagaagagatattccacacaaaattaatgccattcaatccaacttgctggctatgtcgatcgaaattatcttagttaaaaaaatcaccattatctgcacctatattgcaccaaatgaacattttaccagtacagacatcctgcaattaatcaaccaagcttctactcctttaattttcactggtgattttaatgcatggagtccactatggggctctgcaatagccaacaagaggcgcaaatgcattgaagacgctttactttcctctaacttaatatgtttgaataacggattcgcgacacacttttccactcactccactttttcccatgtagatcttacaatgtgcaccgacacacttgccacagagtgcgaatggagtatactcgaccacctgcatggaagcgaccacttccccattgtactaaaattgcacctaggttcaacaactaaaaaccacaaaataaataaggtattcaaaactgattacgctgattgggagaagtttcagacacattgcgagataaatgccaataataccccaatatctgacaaccctaacaaagaaagtgcgaggttaacaaaaactatccgttcagcagcgaatgttagcattcctcatacaaagccaacagcaagttcaaagagtgttccttggtggaataaagaaatcgctgaattgcgggcaaaaaaacagacagcttggtatgaatacaaacgcgctcgatcactagtcaacttaatatctttcaggaaagccaatgcttttttccgtcgttccgcgaaacaagccaagcgtaaatgttttcaggatttcacaagcaaaataaatccttcgtctagtcctaagttaatatggaacgctttaaaaaaaactttctggtttgcctagaaatctaaccattcaatgcgtaaacGGGCCAACAGGTTTagtaaccaatccatccgatatttccgagtaatttgcaaaccactattctgaaacaagctcagatatttcattcagcacacagtttcaaacctctaaaaccaccacactgtccgacacttcctactctgtctcccctctttctttttctgctaaacaaagagaaaccagcatttcactgtctggattcgagttcgttgcatctaccgttaagggtaagtccccggggcaagataaaatttcttatccaattatcagacatatgccaaaaagcctcaaggtccgattggtaaagctttataacaaaattttcaatactggtgtctacccccaattttggaaaacgtcctgtgtcataccaatacttaaaccacacaaatcctccgatgaacttgctcACTATAGGCtgatttccctccttccatgtgtgggcaaaattgtggaaaagatcgtggctaaccgcttgatgtggtatgctcagcgaaacaagttcatatcaccgaatcaagtcgcctacaaaaaaggtcaaggcacgttagatgctttaatccaactagactacttcattactaacgctttgtccagcaaaaaacacgtgtccgtactatctctggactttcacagagctttcgacaaaattggagcccatattattattcgacaactaagaaaatggaaaataggccagaatatgatatgttctattactaactttctcacaaacagaaaactcaaagtcaacgtaaatggttttctttcttcaacactcccgctttctaatggtacgccgcaaggctcacctctttcagccctcctttttatcattgctttcgatgatattagtaggatgataaaaaatttcaaaggagttgagcaccagatctatgctgacgatggcctaatctacacaaaagtctctgacgttaatttagctcaatccttatttactaatatactcgccagaattgagacttggtcactggagtctggtgcttcactttccttagacaaaacacatatccttcatgtatgtaggaagcaaaattgcaacggtatttcactaacccacaaccaaactaacatcgaatgtaaaacacagctgaaaatactaggattaatttttgactctaattataattttaatgctcactgtaaatatgtcagaaactcgttaatgtcacgattaaatattgttaaatatctctcgtttaagcattcatttattcatccgaacacactaatcaatgttgtcagagctttgctaacttcaaaaatagattatgggctccccatctatggcaattgctccaaaagcagtatcaaccttttaaatgcaccttaccattgcgcaatacggcgaagtctccgggcctttccaacctcgccaataaaaacgataatggctgaatctggtttaccaactattcaaaataaaattatagatacttcgcttcaaattcttgcgaaaacggctgagaacaccaacccattactaaatacaactatcacgcatgccacgaaaaaaagaaaaattccaagaatacaatcggctatttcgagatgcttaagtttcgctgcagaaaataatattttacgtaacgcaacacgcaaattcaccactcgacatcctccctgtctgatcaatgataaaatactacagaataagcttatgtctttgtccaagcaaaacacaccaaacgaagtctttcaacaaacctttgctgaactggaatctaattacacaaataatggctggaatttattgtttacggatggctccaagtccatcgattccacttcgctagcagttgtcactgccacagaagaaattatttgcaattggcttctttcCTCAACgacctctgtatttaccgctgaaggatctgctatccttcatgcagttaattacgcaaaaaagactaaaggaaagttcctcatctgtacagacagcaaatcgtgtatgtctgcaataacgtctccttccaatcgcaatcccataatggaagttatcagagacgcggtcattggtgcccctcagaaaatccaagtaatgtggatccctggccatgctggtattacaggcaaccactttgcagacctcgctgcgaaaaatgtagccaggactcctgccttaacatactacgtctcatccaagcaagacattcttaagcacaaaaggcatcaaaaaacgcaagcgaatggaaaacatttaaacatcactacgcggtcataaacccagccagaaatcgtataatctactcgtcaacagttccaactagcgcaatgaagacatatactcgattaaggattggacacactatcataacacacgcccacttactatcgggtaaaagcccatccatttgccccctttgcgatgacaccgctactatcaaacacttactcacactctgtccgatgcttcacccaacagcccacaactctggcaacattgatctcataaaactactaagtgaaccttcagaaaaaaacgtgatgattgtatatagattcttaaaaaccaacgatttgttaaaatatatttaagcaacttacatctttactaacccttagcaattacaatttttcacctagttataactacaagacggctgaaggcctcgtagccagtgctgcgtttatgtatttatataataaaactctttttgttatatgaattattataaataaataaaattaaaaaaaagtaaagaatgcATCCAATGCCAAGTGTGGCGAAAGTGGAAAACAactgaaatacaatatttgttttgttagtTTACAGCTTAAACACTCCTAATCCAAATCGATCAAAAACAGTGAGTGAGAAAGACAGACTCTGACGACGGAGTAATAACAGTTAAAGAGCTACGCGACGTATTGACCCAAATCGAGAGTAAAAACTGCCGCGGCAGttcgaaaatctgtatattaGTTATTTAcccatttatgtatgtataacataaGAGCGCATCATTATAAGGAAGGTAGTTGTCTGAAATTCAATACTAttaggctgttcacgataagctggttatcgggttatgtggttatgtgattaagtgaacaacaacaaaatgcggtatgacaaaataaccaaaGTTGACCAACCTAGgcccttgtttacagattatgtgattatttgcttatttccagtgttagaaagtcgttgcaattttactaaatggcagcacaaaaaataaataaaactaagcgaatggcatttccatttagattttcttattggaaaatctgctattaacagctgttttttgtttacaatcagcaaattaaaatcAGAATAAAAAGCATCCAAAAGCATCAACATCAACATGATTACAGTAAGTTGCTTGCAGtgacaaaaattgaagcaaCGTGGAACATCTTAAAACGTAAGATTCGCTATTTAAAAAGCCAAATGAAATCGGCAGAACACTGGCTAAATTCCACGGGCGCTGGAGTAGAGGGTGGCGATGTGGAGCTGACTGTGATGGgtagattttatatatattttaatatcaacTTTGGAATTAAATTGATTTGCTTTATTACAGATAAAGTGCTTAAAAGTTGTCCGCATTACAAACAATTAGCGGACATTTTTGCTACGGAGAGGGAAGCTGAGGTGGTGGTAATGAGTTCCTCTGCAATGGAACTCGACTCTATTGAAAATGTTGTGCATGATTTGGAAGAGCCCGAACCCGAAGCGGAGGAAGAAAATGACACATCTCTATTGGCATCTGGCTCATCTGCGGCCAGcccgtttgtaaaaaaaattaaggccaAACATCAAAACACTGCCATTGACAAACTGGCAACATTAGAAGCTGAAAGAATGAGCTTTCGGAAAACAGCTTCaatttgaaatagaaaaattcaatTGGATGAAGCAAGTTGAAGCAAACaaacttgaaaatgaaaagaagaagatCGAAAACGATTTCGAACTCGAAAAAATGGAGTTGGAGCAGAATGAAAGAATAAGGAAattagaaattgaaatgaagtataaaaatagtaatataaacaaccaataaacaaataaatacttttcttacttgttattaaagcaaaaatatgaatttttattgaaaaattaaattgtatagtGCTTGTCTTTTCATCATATTGGTATCCATGGGCTTCGACACTTTGCCTTTCAAAGTGTGAAGAATCTCGTCCTTCCAAGAGTATGTTGTGCAGGACACAGCAGACAAGTacccatttattaaaaaatgtttgacatGCACggtcttttatttttatccgCATTTGTTTCAAACtacaaaacttttctttaagAATACCGAAACAATTTTCGACTCTAACACGATNNNNNNNNNNNNNNNNNNNNNNNNNNNNNNNNNNNNNNNNNNNNNNNNNNNNNNNNNNNNNNNNNNNNNNNNNNNNNNNNNNNNNNNNNNNNNNNNNNNNAAAAACAAGTCACCTTAAGTGAATTTATTCTAGTTACAAAGAACTATTAAAGTATGAGAGCAgacttttcaacttttatttaattgaattcaaaataaaagttGCTAGCTGAATACTAACGCAAGAACGGGTACGTCTAATATATTGACGgagagtatatgtacatatgtatttacaaatcgGGTAATAACTTAGGACACCCTTTTTACGTAAGAGCTGCCCCTAGCCAGACAGTGCCACCACCAAATTAATTCGATTCGTGcatatctgtcaaatattaaaatacacaagtTTTGAAgcacacagttattgaggcagctgcacaactacataactgtgtcttaaagaacatgtgtatttcaatatttgacagatgtcgcttgcagtctgtcgcgctctatgtgttacGGGCGTGAGTCAAGTTGGCAGCAGCGTAAGCAGCGATAATGGCAGCGttaaagagatgcccaactcaTCTCACAATGGATGTCAGAGCGCGATTGCTAAACTTGAAATTACCGTATTAACAATTTCCAATGTAGCCAGATAggacaaaacaaaattgtttgagcattttacttaaaataccCAACAATTACGATTAAAAATTCTTACATATCGGACGTTTATGCGGATTTATGCGgagaattatttaatttttttttatgacttcatagtaaattaaaaaaaaaccgactTTTGTACcttcaatacttaataaaggAATTTGAGCTTGTTAGCTTTCATGTAATGTTTTTTCATAatcattttcaattgaaaattacaaaaaatattatcaaatacatttaaactgcgatttctttcattttcaatgCGGCGGCAACAAATCGCTGCCTTCACATATCTTTTTGTTAGATTTTCAATCTGGCAGTACCAATCGTTCCAATCGTTCCAATTGccaaacgtcaaaacctacgcatgcagtcaactgtcaaagtcaAGTAGGTGAGTTGCTCTCTCATGTCCAATGACAGGAGATTGGGCAGCTCTTAATTTCTGTTGTCGTGATtcgtttagaaaattatttatctttgGCGAATAAGTTCAGTTTACTTTAACTATTTATTCCGGTTTAATTAGTTGTATTGTGAGAATAcgtgtttgaaaaatatatattgattatTGTTTCTGCATACTGTTTTAATAACAGGTGATGGATGCTTACAGCAAATTTACGCGTTTCtgttaaagttaaataaaaaggtTTGTTAGGTGCATACTATGAATTCTATGCCGACCTATTAAGTTGCAGCCTTTGAGAtaagaacaacaaaatttcaatatttatattattgtttacAAAACTTTAGCCGGTGAAGTCTCATTTGTTTATAGTTCTTTTCAATTTGTTGTTAGGGCAATTGAACGAATAAAACGTTAATACAAGTGCATTGTGCTGCCACAGAGTGTCAATTGAGTTAAACGattgtgaaaaagaaaaaaaaaaagatttctaaaaaacctaaaatgcaaaacaacgtatcatgcaaaaaatcgaaattgagttttttactgTTAACGactcactacatcatattacattgAAAGTAACatacaattttcagcttcctctgtcagatataaccgatatataaccattttataaccaaagctcaaataaatatagtttttttattacaaaaggaAAGTTCATTAGCTAGAAATGGCCACAAAACGTACGAAAAGACCTGCTCCTCAGACCAAATACAGTGAGCAGAACCGCTTCATGGAAAAATTAATGGCGAAAATATTTAGTTTCTACGACAAAAAGTCTCTAACCGATGTGACATTTAAAGTTGCAAACCCAACGGCTCTGTAAGTATTACTTTGTCCTCAGCTTACATAAAATGATttagattaatatttttaatttttggattgCTCAGTGTACCCGCGCATCGTTTGATACTCGCAGCAGCGAGTCCCTACTTCGAGAACCTTTTCAAAGGCAATAAAGGCAATAATCCTATCATCGAGATACATGATGTAGATAGCGATATTTTTGAGCGTCTAATAACCTTTTGCTACACCGGTCAAGCGCTGATTACCGCTAACAATGTCAGTGCTATGGTAAAGGCGGCAatcgttttgcaattggacgaTGCCTTGACCAGTTGTGTGGATTATCTTATGACAGAAAGCGATGAATACACATTACACGATGCTTATATGCTGGAGCGAGAAACGCAAAGTGAACTTCTTAAGCAGAAATTCATCGAATACGAAATACAGAATTTCATGGAGGTGAGTCTAAATATACAC contains:
- the LOC126759365 gene encoding uncharacterized protein LOC126759365 encodes the protein MKSAEHWLNSTGAGVEGGDVELTVMDKVLKSCPHYKQLADIFATEREAEVVVMSSSAMELDSIENVVHDLEEPEPEAEEENDTSLLASGSSAASPFVKKIKAKHQNTAIDKLATLEAERMSFRKTASI